A section of the Candidatus Atribacteria bacterium genome encodes:
- a CDS encoding sugar phosphorylase, with the protein MEVEKLLKKYSKNISFPNKKKTFLDEKDIVLITYGDSIIEPKVKPLKTLTKFIGEYLTEHINIIHILPFYPYSSDDGFSVIDYKKVNPDLGDWNDIKDIQQKMDLMVDLIANHI; encoded by the coding sequence ATGGAAGTTGAAAAGTTACTTAAAAAGTACTCTAAAAATATTTCTTTTCCAAATAAGAAAAAAACTTTTTTGGACGAGAAAGACATTGTTTTAATTACTTATGGGGACAGTATTATCGAACCCAAGGTAAAACCCTTAAAAACATTAACTAAATTTATTGGTGAATACCTAACCGAGCACATTAATATTATCCATATATTACCCTTTTATCCTTATTCTTCTGATGATGGATTTTCGGTTATAGACTATAAAAAGGTAAATCCGGATTTAGGGGACTGGAATGATATTAAGGATATACAACAAAAAATGGACTTGATGGTTGATTTAATAGCTAATCATATTT